From Rhineura floridana isolate rRhiFlo1 chromosome 5, rRhiFlo1.hap2, whole genome shotgun sequence, a single genomic window includes:
- the AAMDC gene encoding mth938 domain-containing protein isoform X1: MSSPEIASLSWGRMTVKGCSTTYKDCKVWPGGSRTWDWRETGTDHIPGVQPADVEEVVQKGAKTLVIGRGMSEALQVPSSTVDYLKSHGIDVLVLQTEKAVKEYNALASKGAKVGGVFHSTRLVKAVLES; encoded by the exons ATGTCTTCCCCTGAAATTGCTTCCCTCTCGTGGGGCCGGATGACGGTCAAAGGCTGTTCCACCACGTATAAGGACTGCAAAGTGTGGCCGGGAGGCAGTCGCACGTGGGACTGGAGAGAGACAGGAACTGAC CATATTCCTGGCGTGCAGCCTGCAGATGTGGAAGAAGTTGTTCAGAAGGGTGCCAAAACATTAGTGATTGGACGTGGCATGAGCGAGGCCTTGCAG gtgcCGTCATCCACCGTGGACTACCTTAAGAGCCATGGGATTGATGTGCTGGTCCTGCAGACGGAGAAGGCTGTGAAAGAGTACAACGCTCTGGCCTCCAAAGGAGCCAAAGTGGGTGGCGTCTTCCATTCCAC caggctggtgaaggctgtgcTAGAGAGCTAA
- the AAMDC gene encoding mth938 domain-containing protein isoform X2 has product MSSPEIASLSWGRMTVKGCSTTYKDCKVWPGGSRTWDWRETGTDHIPGVQPADVEEVVQKGAKTLVIGRGMSEALQVPSSTVDYLKSHGIDVLVLQTEKAVKEYNALASKGAKVGGVFHSTC; this is encoded by the exons ATGTCTTCCCCTGAAATTGCTTCCCTCTCGTGGGGCCGGATGACGGTCAAAGGCTGTTCCACCACGTATAAGGACTGCAAAGTGTGGCCGGGAGGCAGTCGCACGTGGGACTGGAGAGAGACAGGAACTGAC CATATTCCTGGCGTGCAGCCTGCAGATGTGGAAGAAGTTGTTCAGAAGGGTGCCAAAACATTAGTGATTGGACGTGGCATGAGCGAGGCCTTGCAG gtgcCGTCATCCACCGTGGACTACCTTAAGAGCCATGGGATTGATGTGCTGGTCCTGCAGACGGAGAAGGCTGTGAAAGAGTACAACGCTCTGGCCTCCAAAGGAGCCAAAGTGGGTGGCGTCTTCCATTCCACCTGCTAG